TTTGCATGTTTTGAGATAATTAGAAATGGTAAATTTTAGGATTTTTTGTCTTTGCGGAACAAAAAATCCTACTCACTAGTATAGTGTATTTTTCGTGTCTAAAGAGTGACGAATTTGTGAACAAAAGGAAATAATAGTCAGTTCCCATTTACACCTTGAGGTGGTACATAAATCATCGCTTCATAACTCGCCAAATCCCCAGTTTTAAGCGTTACGGAAATAACAGCATAATAATACCCTGATTTACCTACTGTTCCTCGATCCATTTCCCCTTCGTTGACTCCTGCCTTGACGTCCTTAAGTTCTAGCAATTGACGGTCAAACAGAAGTGTATCTGGATGATACAAATCGACTTCCACTTTTTCCGCTGGTTCTGTCATATAAAAACGGTAGTTAAAGGCATCGGTTGATAAAGGCTGTAGTACAAATTCAAATCCCATTGTCTTTGGGTTATCCGCTGCTTGATTAACAAATAAATACGGCATATGGTATGCTGTATCTTTTTGTCGCATGGTGATCCAGCCTTGATGCACACCCTCCTCAATTTGCGGAGAAGTTATTTTTATTTCAAGCGACAGCTTCTGTTTCTTATGAGGAGCTACCGTGATTGAAGGAGGCAGGTTCCAGCTTATTCCAGGCTGTTTATATGGATTATCAAAATAGTAGGTTTGAGGCTCATCTGTTGTATTTTCAATTACGATTTGTTCTGTTTTTGTTTCGCTATAAGAATGAACCTGGCCGAAAGTTAATTGCGGGTCATCGATGATTGTTTTTGTTTCAATCGCTTCCTTTGGGCGAATAAGTCCCATACCTTGGATGGTCGGAGACAAAGGCTCTTGATCTGCATCCATACGTAATGCCGTTGTTTTTATTGCCCCAAATATTTGCTGATTGGTCCACATGGGTCTTGCTTCTTTGATGAGAGCGACCACACCGCTTACATGAGGAGCAGCCATACTTGTTCCTTGTAAAGCTCGATACCCGCCCGGGACTGTGCTTACAATTTGAGTTCCAGGAGCAACTACATCCGGCTTAATATGCCAATTTACTGTAACGGGGCCTCTTGAACTAAAATTGGCAATCGAAGGCGCTTTGCTTTCATATTTTGTTTCTAAGTTCAATTGTTCTTTATTTAACTTTTTTCGCAACCACTCCCCGTCCTTTTGGGATATGGAGGCAACTGGAATTTTAAGCGATTTTCCCCCAGATACATCTCCTTGTAACGGTTGATCTTGATTATTAGCTATAACGACCGCTTTCGCACCAGAAGCTTGCGCCTGCTGCACTTTTTCCATAAAAGGAATATCATCTCGTTGGT
This genomic interval from Virgibacillus pantothenticus contains the following:
- a CDS encoding S8 family serine peptidase, which gives rise to MRVKILLISSIFVMLFTVSNVSLAEQLNHKGNKLESVIVEVNGEPKEIQAFLKSHYPSIEIVAVYTTLFNGLALKGDREQLRRMESLDFVKNIHTVQQYETTNMERSKWEQKHRKAVFPFELNNTTYTGKGVKVGVIDTGMDYNHPDLRTNYRSGYDVVDLDDDPMETKPEEGIPTLHGSHVAGIIAANGKLKGVAPDAELYAYRALGPGGSGTSIQVIAAMEQAIKDDVDIINLSLGNQVNGPDYPTSLAVNKAAELGVAVVIANGNAGPDGWTVGAPATANQALSVGAASHEQQLPYLYARWDDKKIAITEMTGSPPWQLDTFYPIAFAKQTKDLNGKIALYQRDDIPFMEKVQQAQASGAKAVVIANNQDQPLQGDVSGGKSLKIPVASISQKDGEWLRKKLNKEQLNLETKYESKAPSIANFSSRGPVTVNWHIKPDVVAPGTQIVSTVPGGYRALQGTSMAAPHVSGVVALIKEARPMWTNQQIFGAIKTTALRMDADQEPLSPTIQGMGLIRPKEAIETKTIIDDPQLTFGQVHSYSETKTEQIVIENTTDEPQTYYFDNPYKQPGISWNLPPSITVAPHKKQKLSLEIKITSPQIEEGVHQGWITMRQKDTAYHMPYLFVNQAADNPKTMGFEFVLQPLSTDAFNYRFYMTEPAEKVEVDLYHPDTLLFDRQLLELKDVKAGVNEGEMDRGTVGKSGYYYAVISVTLKTGDLASYEAMIYVPPQGVNGN